A region of Streptomyces sp. NBC_01267 DNA encodes the following proteins:
- a CDS encoding B12-binding domain-containing radical SAM protein, whose product MTQPKLLVVVPPQAVSMLNGPPLAPLLLEYALAPHGVDVEFFDANLCFFDWLQSDVVRAAVTSRLKALTAEELSHDALESGDLTRIGRYLSFLESDYCRGGKISGARAGVDWNAVHELLVNPRSEVPDPEFRDLWLSRAMDELCQEILRREPDHIAFSTLFHTQTEAAAELCGRLRGAGFDGRIVLGGAAIKLTDDLALEQLMTVCAADLAYKYSVYGEFPSLAAFVRGECRADEVANATYLDAAGALRHAKAKGGTFRTMVRALSYDLVERSEYLEERIYPVLVSEGCYWGKCDFCDYPFLASQDPFKVSAFFRQATDVVHDIGELVEKRGVSRIDLISDAVPMGYFRLLADAGAGRPRELGARLECSIRAEPKAKAHHFEAMAECGVDLVTIGVESLADEVLEGMQKGNTYTDILRSMRLAREQGIKVKANLIFDHPRMQLRHVEETLEKLDEILQYVESLGIHSFGLTPHAPLAFTPESANLVVLNGQRTTNDHGEHHLRFVRTDMTPELETRLSDLRTAVETAAYQLEIARAGGRKAPDRRKVIRLPYRWDGDRAVRDTVADLSLSIPGESAPFSYFVKGGADG is encoded by the coding sequence ATGACACAGCCCAAGCTCCTTGTCGTCGTTCCGCCGCAAGCGGTGAGCATGCTCAACGGTCCGCCGCTGGCTCCCCTGCTGCTCGAGTACGCACTGGCGCCCCACGGTGTGGACGTCGAATTCTTCGACGCCAACCTGTGTTTCTTCGACTGGCTGCAGAGCGATGTCGTGCGGGCTGCTGTCACATCCCGGCTCAAGGCACTCACCGCCGAAGAACTCTCGCACGACGCGCTCGAGTCGGGGGACCTCACCCGGATCGGCCGGTACCTGTCCTTCCTGGAGAGCGACTACTGCCGTGGAGGGAAGATCAGTGGTGCCAGGGCGGGAGTCGACTGGAACGCCGTCCACGAACTCCTCGTCAACCCCAGGTCAGAGGTGCCCGACCCCGAGTTCCGCGACCTGTGGCTCAGCAGGGCCATGGACGAGCTCTGCCAGGAGATCCTGCGGCGCGAACCGGACCACATCGCGTTCTCGACCCTGTTCCATACGCAGACCGAGGCGGCGGCCGAGCTGTGCGGGAGACTTCGCGGCGCCGGATTCGACGGGCGGATCGTGCTCGGGGGAGCGGCGATCAAGCTGACGGACGACTTGGCGCTCGAACAGCTCATGACCGTCTGTGCCGCCGACCTCGCCTACAAGTACAGCGTCTACGGGGAATTCCCCAGCCTGGCGGCATTCGTGCGCGGAGAGTGCCGCGCCGACGAAGTGGCGAACGCGACCTACCTCGACGCGGCGGGCGCACTGCGCCATGCGAAGGCGAAGGGCGGCACCTTCCGCACGATGGTCCGTGCCCTCTCGTACGACCTGGTCGAACGCTCGGAATACCTTGAGGAGCGCATCTATCCGGTCCTGGTCTCGGAGGGCTGCTACTGGGGGAAGTGCGACTTCTGCGACTACCCGTTCCTCGCCTCCCAGGACCCGTTCAAGGTCAGTGCCTTCTTCCGGCAGGCCACCGACGTGGTGCACGACATCGGTGAACTCGTCGAGAAACGCGGGGTGTCGCGGATCGACCTGATCTCGGACGCCGTGCCGATGGGATACTTCCGTCTGCTCGCCGACGCCGGCGCGGGTCGTCCGCGTGAGCTCGGTGCACGACTCGAATGCTCGATCCGTGCGGAACCGAAGGCGAAGGCCCACCACTTCGAGGCCATGGCCGAGTGCGGCGTCGACCTGGTGACGATCGGCGTCGAGTCGCTGGCGGACGAAGTCCTCGAAGGAATGCAGAAGGGCAACACGTACACCGACATCCTGCGGTCGATGAGGCTGGCCCGTGAGCAGGGCATCAAGGTGAAGGCCAATCTCATCTTCGATCACCCGAGGATGCAGCTGCGTCACGTCGAGGAGACCCTCGAGAAGCTCGACGAGATTCTCCAGTACGTCGAATCGCTCGGCATTCATTCGTTTGGGCTCACCCCCCACGCCCCGCTCGCGTTCACCCCCGAGAGCGCCAACCTCGTCGTGCTCAACGGCCAGAGGACCACCAACGACCACGGTGAGCATCACCTTCGGTTCGTGCGGACCGATATGACGCCCGAGCTGGAGACGCGACTGTCGGATCTGCGGACGGCTGTCGAGACGGCCGCCTATCAGCTGGAGATCGCGCGCGCCGGTGGCCGGAAGGCTCCGGATCGGCGGAAGGTCATTCGTCTTCCGTACCGGTGGGACGGCGACCGTGCGGTCAGGGACACCGTCGCGGACCTGAGCCTCAGCATCCCGGGCGAGTCCGCTCCCTTCTCGTACTTCGTGAAGGGTGGCGCCGATGGGTGA
- a CDS encoding arginase family protein, protein MGEASDDPHGTGLVGFGGAAVTPLGGLPSAPSAAACFFGVDLDISRRFGDNSDGAATFVRRWSARMRPWARRYRPSAIDVGILSGDAGDMVRGISEIYSTVFAAGYVPVVIGGDHTVSYPVAVTAAARHQDLTYVYLDAHLDLGLHLDGSGEVHNGNFVAALAAGGAFREVVNVGARAWTTYDDPYGPGGPVTVIRDVDPGALSALRGRKVHVSLDVDVLDPVYVPNTGSKEPFGASPEQVRRVMAWIADNCTVVSADVSELVPDPAHRETAEIAMRCIHELVKERKTR, encoded by the coding sequence ATGGGTGAGGCGTCCGACGATCCGCACGGCACCGGACTGGTGGGTTTCGGGGGCGCAGCGGTGACTCCCCTCGGTGGGCTCCCGAGCGCCCCGTCCGCGGCGGCCTGCTTCTTCGGGGTCGATCTCGACATCTCGCGGAGGTTCGGCGACAACTCCGACGGGGCTGCCACCTTCGTCCGGCGCTGGTCCGCCCGGATGCGGCCCTGGGCCCGCCGGTACCGGCCCTCTGCCATCGATGTGGGCATCCTCTCCGGCGACGCGGGCGACATGGTCCGCGGAATCTCCGAGATCTACTCGACGGTCTTCGCGGCCGGGTATGTCCCCGTCGTCATCGGAGGCGACCACACGGTCAGTTATCCGGTAGCCGTCACCGCGGCCGCACGGCACCAGGATCTGACCTACGTCTACCTGGACGCCCATCTGGACCTGGGTTTACATCTCGACGGATCCGGCGAGGTGCACAACGGTAACTTCGTGGCGGCGCTCGCCGCCGGTGGCGCCTTCCGCGAGGTGGTCAATGTGGGCGCGAGGGCCTGGACGACCTACGACGATCCCTACGGCCCCGGCGGCCCCGTCACGGTCATCCGCGACGTCGACCCGGGGGCGCTGTCCGCGCTGAGAGGCAGGAAGGTGCACGTCAGCCTGGATGTCGACGTACTCGATCCGGTGTACGTCCCGAACACGGGGAGCAAGGAGCCTTTCGGAGCCTCCCCGGAGCAGGTCAGACGCGTGATGGCCTGGATCGCGGACAACTGCACTGTCGTGAGCGCCGACGTGTCGGAGCTCGTGCCCGATCCCGCCCACCGTGAGACTGCCGAGATCGCGATGCGATGTATCCATGAACTCGTCAAGGAGCGAAAGACGCGATGA
- a CDS encoding GNAT family N-acetyltransferase, with protein MNERPAAQVTDAAVELRPHTSASLEPLLRWKNDAEIQRLSDDGTHTYTREQVVATLERWMRPSDDIVHLAIGLAGRAEPIGFLHLALIERAHRRCRLGIVIGEKDLWGCGYGHLAVVQGVDHAFDVLGLDRITVEVFADNPRSLRLFERVGFVREGVMRENILRDGQRVDEVIFGLLRHEWKGGKN; from the coding sequence ATGAACGAGAGGCCAGCGGCCCAGGTGACCGATGCCGCCGTCGAGTTGCGGCCCCACACGTCGGCGAGCCTCGAACCGCTGCTGCGGTGGAAGAACGACGCCGAGATCCAGCGGCTCAGCGACGACGGGACGCACACGTACACCCGTGAGCAGGTCGTCGCGACGCTGGAGCGCTGGATGCGTCCCAGCGACGACATCGTCCACCTCGCGATCGGGCTCGCAGGCCGTGCGGAGCCGATCGGCTTCCTCCACCTGGCGCTCATCGAACGGGCTCACCGGCGGTGCCGGCTGGGCATCGTCATCGGCGAGAAGGACCTGTGGGGGTGCGGCTACGGGCATCTGGCGGTCGTGCAGGGGGTCGACCACGCCTTCGACGTGCTCGGTCTCGACCGGATCACGGTGGAGGTCTTCGCCGACAACCCACGTTCCCTGCGGCTGTTCGAGCGTGTGGGCTTCGTACGCGAGGGCGTCATGCGGGAGAACATTCTGCGCGACGGACAGCGCGTCGACGAGGTGATCTTCGGACTGCTGCGGCACGAATGGAAGGGCGGGAAGAATTGA
- a CDS encoding multinuclear nonheme iron-dependent oxidase, translating to MTRIGISVSDFVPALGHLDDTVYRRVSYVEYGGHHPPANDPGMRHLFEEGIVSDMTRHLVSVELPDVLDIEDEARLIAENHAGTEPRYMVTDFGFWRLGGRGERNLWFRPALLDREVAGRIARNVQGLSAKLGAPVHAENPFSLTHGGDLSPREFMQELAERGATLCFDIGHFYAACVNEGLDVEREVDRVPFEAVRVAHIAGLSEVGYGDRRLLLDNHNVPPLGGCLEVLRIVKKRAPKLGWVTYEAELAPAEVQHRGLDAIERAMA from the coding sequence TTGACCAGGATCGGGATCAGCGTCTCCGACTTCGTGCCCGCTCTGGGACACCTGGACGACACCGTGTACCGGCGGGTCTCCTATGTCGAGTACGGCGGTCACCACCCGCCGGCGAACGACCCCGGCATGCGACACCTCTTCGAAGAGGGCATCGTCAGCGACATGACCCGGCACCTCGTGTCGGTCGAATTGCCCGACGTCCTCGACATCGAGGACGAGGCCAGGCTGATCGCGGAGAACCACGCGGGAACCGAGCCGCGCTACATGGTGACCGACTTCGGTTTCTGGAGGCTGGGCGGGCGAGGCGAGCGAAACCTCTGGTTCCGCCCCGCTTTGCTCGACCGCGAGGTCGCCGGACGCATCGCCCGCAACGTCCAGGGGCTGTCGGCGAAGCTGGGTGCCCCGGTCCATGCCGAGAACCCTTTCAGCCTCACCCACGGCGGCGATCTGAGTCCCCGCGAGTTCATGCAGGAACTGGCCGAGCGCGGAGCGACGCTCTGCTTCGACATCGGGCACTTCTACGCCGCGTGCGTCAACGAGGGCCTGGATGTGGAGCGGGAGGTGGACCGGGTGCCGTTCGAGGCGGTCCGGGTGGCGCACATCGCCGGATTGAGCGAGGTCGGGTACGGCGACCGGCGGCTGCTGCTCGACAACCACAACGTCCCACCGCTGGGGGGTTGTCTTGAGGTGTTACGGATCGTGAAGAAGCGCGCCCCGAAGCTTGGTTGGGTGACCTACGAGGCCGAACTGGCTCCAGCAGAGGTCCAGCACCGCGGTCTCGACGCGATTGAGAGGGCAATGGCATGA